A genomic window from Oceanobacillus timonensis includes:
- a CDS encoding phosphatase PAP2 family protein, with translation MKNKSAVILCCVWFIAFLLSVFWVIQIKLDILPYIDRWTSEIVPLVHGSATYQFFRIITELGSSNVLIPIAIAAAAIFVLLYRHWYPALLLLAGSLFAHLLNVFIKQLVARERPSISVALNAEGFSFPSGHSMISMVCYGLIAYLLCKKIRSEKLTWTVQIVFGTLVCLIGVSRFFINVHYITDVIAGFTIGFAVLYAYIRLDKRIPDWRQK, from the coding sequence ATGAAAAATAAGTCAGCAGTTATTTTATGTTGTGTATGGTTTATTGCTTTTTTGCTAAGTGTTTTCTGGGTAATACAAATAAAGCTTGATATATTACCGTATATAGACCGATGGACAAGTGAAATTGTTCCGCTAGTTCATGGATCAGCTACCTATCAATTTTTTAGAATCATTACCGAATTGGGGTCTTCGAATGTATTGATACCCATTGCGATAGCGGCAGCTGCGATTTTTGTGTTGCTATACAGGCATTGGTATCCGGCACTGTTGCTTTTAGCAGGATCTTTATTTGCACATTTACTAAATGTGTTTATCAAACAGCTGGTAGCCAGGGAAAGACCGAGTATCTCTGTCGCATTAAATGCAGAGGGATTCAGTTTTCCATCCGGGCATAGTATGATTTCCATGGTTTGTTATGGACTGATTGCCTATCTGCTATGTAAAAAAATACGTTCAGAAAAATTAACATGGACGGTGCAAATCGTGTTTGGAACGCTTGTCTGTTTGATTGGAGTCAGCCGTTTTTTTATCAATGTACATTATATAACGGACGTTATCGCCGGATTCACGATCGGCTTTGCGGTTCTTTACGCATATATACGCTTGGATAAAAGAATACCGGATTGGAGGCAAAAATAA
- a CDS encoding antibiotic biosynthesis monooxygenase family protein yields the protein MKAFMSRGTIDFLEKLEQKHTEIDFYFIASNDGGIAYYENSSKNIFSAGQSFEVLKSVGVLSKQGYVVMNHLPVSEDSSSTFEYRMKHNDSGIEKMDGFQAWRFLRQEKTSKYVVLTQWKSFADFENWKNSDQFKKAHDSQQAKQPSYFMERPFVVTGHMHEKEK from the coding sequence ATGAAGGCGTTTATGTCAAGAGGAACGATCGATTTTTTGGAAAAATTGGAGCAAAAACATACGGAGATTGATTTTTACTTTATTGCCAGTAATGATGGCGGCATTGCTTATTATGAAAACAGTTCTAAGAATATTTTTTCAGCCGGACAATCTTTTGAGGTATTAAAATCGGTTGGCGTATTATCCAAACAAGGATATGTGGTCATGAATCATCTTCCGGTATCGGAAGACAGCAGTTCCACGTTTGAATACCGTATGAAACACAATGACAGCGGTATTGAAAAAATGGATGGCTTTCAGGCATGGCGTTTTCTTCGTCAGGAAAAGACAAGTAAATATGTTGTATTAACACAATGGAAATCATTTGCTGACTTTGAGAACTGGAAAAACTCCGATCAATTTAAAAAAGCACATGACTCCCAACAAGCAAAACAGCCGAGCTACTTTATGGAGCGGCCGTTTGTTGTCACAGGTCATATGCATGAGAAGGAAAAATAA
- a CDS encoding transglycosylase domain-containing protein: MSTEKRTEQRNEKRNERRKNQKNLFRQRIKWLGIAIAAVFLLLLSGYGLLILGGKMIANEDDLQLDLTTTIRTADGEEIRTLYNENREYVSTEHIPDHVLQAFIAVEDRRFYEHQGVDLQSIGRAVYRDIIARSKVEGGSTITQQLSKNLFLSNDKSWTRKIKEVMASLYLERTHSKEEILELYVNQIYFGEGVYGLQKASEHFFSKDVDDLTVSEGALLAGLMKAPNGYSPINHPEKAAERRNVVLNTMESAGFIDEETLQSEQEKGLGINQTEDERGENPWVDSYVDIAIKEAAEEHDLSVDELQSGGYEITVYMDDDYQQIAYQNFQEDAFFPGNTDGTEGAFVMLDKNNGHIVTAIGGREYNFGDLNRTNVERQPGSTYKPVAVYGPALMQGDTYNPYTVIPDQYMDEYEVTNASGEYKNNITIYQAIVESTNTSAVWLLDEIGIDNSKSYLEKLGMPIDDKGLSIALGGLGKGVTPLQMAQSYQSFANNGEMSKATAIAEIKDRNGEVIYESETNNEEVFTPQVAWDMTEMLKETVRTGTATAGYYGKELAGKTGTTQHPLVDGASKDAWFVGYSPDYVTAMWMGYDQSDAEHYLTGGSSYPTSLTKKILTDIDNQSGSALTASFEKPDDVEALPDPIDLPEIDNVNASYTFGGFAMVKGKLTWEGSTDDRVIYRVYKEEEGNDELVGEVEGENEFIVDDVWFRNETYYVVPVDPITSMEGSRSASVSFF; this comes from the coding sequence ATGAGCACAGAAAAAAGAACGGAACAAAGAAATGAAAAAAGAAACGAAAGAAGAAAAAATCAAAAGAATTTGTTCCGGCAAAGAATAAAATGGCTGGGAATTGCTATTGCGGCCGTTTTTCTCCTGTTGTTAAGCGGTTATGGACTGCTTATTTTAGGTGGGAAAATGATTGCAAATGAAGATGATTTACAACTTGATTTGACAACGACGATTCGTACCGCAGATGGAGAAGAAATCAGAACATTATATAATGAAAACAGGGAGTATGTTTCGACAGAGCATATCCCCGACCATGTCTTGCAAGCATTTATTGCAGTAGAAGATCGCCGGTTTTATGAACATCAGGGGGTTGACCTGCAATCGATTGGACGGGCTGTGTACCGTGATATCATAGCAAGAAGTAAAGTAGAAGGCGGCAGTACGATTACACAGCAATTATCTAAAAACCTGTTTCTTTCAAATGATAAATCCTGGACCAGAAAAATAAAAGAAGTGATGGCATCTCTTTACCTGGAACGAACACATAGTAAGGAAGAAATATTGGAGCTGTATGTTAATCAGATTTATTTCGGAGAAGGTGTGTATGGACTCCAAAAAGCTTCCGAACACTTCTTCTCCAAAGATGTAGATGATTTAACTGTTTCCGAAGGGGCACTGCTCGCTGGGTTAATGAAAGCACCTAACGGCTATTCGCCTATCAATCATCCCGAAAAAGCAGCTGAACGGCGAAATGTCGTCTTAAATACCATGGAATCAGCTGGATTTATAGATGAAGAAACGCTTCAATCAGAACAGGAAAAAGGATTGGGAATCAATCAGACAGAAGACGAAAGAGGAGAAAATCCATGGGTCGACAGTTATGTGGATATAGCCATTAAAGAGGCGGCAGAAGAGCATGATTTAAGCGTTGACGAACTGCAAAGCGGAGGCTATGAAATTACCGTATATATGGACGACGATTATCAGCAGATTGCCTATCAGAACTTTCAGGAGGATGCTTTCTTTCCTGGTAATACAGACGGGACAGAAGGGGCTTTTGTCATGCTGGATAAGAATAATGGCCATATTGTAACTGCGATCGGCGGCCGTGAATATAATTTTGGTGACCTAAACCGGACAAACGTGGAGCGTCAGCCAGGGTCAACCTATAAACCAGTTGCCGTATATGGCCCGGCATTAATGCAGGGAGACACGTATAATCCGTATACGGTTATCCCGGATCAATATATGGATGAGTATGAAGTAACCAATGCTAGTGGAGAATATAAGAATAACATTACGATTTATCAAGCAATTGTTGAATCAACCAATACGTCTGCAGTCTGGCTGCTTGATGAAATTGGGATAGATAATTCGAAGTCCTATTTGGAAAAATTGGGCATGCCTATTGATGATAAAGGATTATCCATTGCATTGGGCGGGCTGGGGAAAGGTGTTACACCGCTGCAAATGGCGCAAAGTTACCAGAGCTTTGCCAACAATGGCGAGATGTCGAAAGCAACAGCAATTGCTGAAATAAAAGACCGTAATGGCGAAGTGATTTACGAGTCGGAAACTAATAATGAAGAAGTATTTACACCACAGGTTGCCTGGGATATGACAGAAATGCTGAAAGAAACCGTTCGCACAGGAACAGCAACGGCAGGATATTATGGCAAAGAACTGGCAGGAAAAACAGGAACAACGCAGCACCCTCTCGTTGATGGGGCGTCCAAAGATGCTTGGTTTGTAGGGTATTCACCGGATTACGTAACAGCAATGTGGATGGGTTATGACCAATCTGATGCGGAGCATTATTTAACAGGCGGAAGCTCTTATCCGACTTCATTAACCAAAAAAATATTGACGGATATAGATAATCAGTCTGGTTCAGCATTGACCGCTTCCTTTGAGAAACCGGATGATGTAGAAGCTTTACCGGACCCGATTGATTTACCGGAAATTGACAACGTGAATGCGAGCTATACTTTTGGCGGATTTGCCATGGTGAAAGGAAAGTTAACCTGGGAAGGTTCGACAGATGATCGTGTCATCTATCGTGTGTATAAAGAAGAAGAGGGCAATGATGAACTGGTAGGAGAAGTGGAAGGAGAAAATGAATTTATCGTTGACGATGTCTGGTTCCGCAACGAAACCTATTATGTTGTTCCGGTTGATCCTATAACCAGTATGGAAGGTTCTCGTTCTGCTTCTGTATCCTTTTTTTGA
- the hemE gene encoding uroporphyrinogen decarboxylase, whose product MAKEKNTTILDAYRGKKTDYTPAWFMRQAGRSQPEYRALKEKYSLFEITHQPELCAYVTRLPVENYGVDAAILYKDIMTPLPAIGVDVEIKSGIGPVIEQPIRTKQDIEKLGEIDPETDIPYVLDTIRLLVEEQLDVPLIGFSGAPFTLASYMVEGGPSKNYTKTKALMYREPETWFALMDKLAKMIIRYAEAQIKAGASAIQIFDSWVGALSAEDYRYFIKPVMTDIFVALKKYDVPLITFGVGASHLLLEWNDLPVDVIGLDWRTSVNEARKRGVTKTLQGNLDPAILLSDWETIEKRTKAILDQGMHTEGYVFNLGHGVTPDIKPETLKRLTELVHSYSKQN is encoded by the coding sequence ATGGCAAAAGAGAAAAACACAACAATTTTAGACGCTTATCGCGGAAAAAAAACAGACTATACACCAGCCTGGTTTATGCGCCAGGCTGGCAGATCACAACCGGAATACCGGGCGTTAAAAGAGAAATATTCCCTTTTTGAAATTACACATCAACCGGAGCTTTGTGCCTATGTTACCAGGCTTCCGGTCGAAAATTATGGCGTGGATGCGGCGATTCTTTATAAAGATATTATGACGCCGCTGCCTGCTATCGGAGTCGATGTGGAAATCAAAAGCGGGATTGGCCCGGTAATTGAACAGCCAATCCGGACGAAGCAGGATATCGAAAAACTTGGGGAGATTGATCCGGAAACGGACATTCCATATGTACTGGATACGATTCGTTTACTCGTGGAAGAACAGCTGGATGTCCCGTTAATCGGTTTTTCCGGCGCACCATTTACGTTGGCAAGCTATATGGTTGAAGGCGGACCTTCTAAAAATTACACCAAAACAAAAGCTTTGATGTACCGGGAGCCGGAAACCTGGTTTGCATTAATGGATAAATTAGCAAAAATGATTATTCGTTATGCAGAAGCGCAAATAAAAGCCGGCGCAAGTGCGATTCAGATTTTTGACTCCTGGGTCGGTGCGTTAAGTGCGGAAGATTATCGTTATTTTATTAAACCAGTGATGACAGATATTTTTGTTGCATTAAAAAAATACGATGTTCCGCTTATTACCTTTGGCGTAGGGGCAAGCCATTTGCTGCTTGAGTGGAATGACCTGCCTGTTGACGTGATTGGACTGGACTGGCGTACTTCCGTCAATGAAGCCAGAAAACGGGGTGTCACGAAAACACTGCAAGGGAACCTGGATCCTGCTATTCTACTCAGTGATTGGGAAACCATTGAAAAAAGAACGAAAGCGATTCTTGATCAGGGGATGCATACAGAAGGGTATGTATTTAATCTTGGTCATGGTGTGACACCTGATATTAAGCCGGAAACTTTAAAACGGCTGACAGAACTTGTTCACAGCTATTCAAAACAAAATTAA
- the hemH gene encoding ferrochelatase → MEKKKLGLLVMAYGTPYKEEDIEPYYTDIRHGRKPEPEALQDLKDRYKAIGGLSPLAKITKEQTAALESKLNELQDEYEFKAYIGLKHIAPFIEDAVEEMAKDGIEDAVSIVLAPHYSTFSVKSYNERANSTAEKHGINIESVQDWYTEPGFIDFWAKGVQQTFAKMPAEEKENAVLIVSAHSLPEKILQNGDPYKQQLEETAQLIAEAADVKNYAVGWQSEGNTPDPWLGPDVQDLTRELYNKEGYKAFIYTPVGFVADHLEVLYDNDYECKVVCDEIGASYYRPEMPNANPEFIETLANVVLKKVKRAS, encoded by the coding sequence ATGGAAAAAAAGAAATTGGGATTATTAGTAATGGCATACGGTACGCCATATAAAGAAGAAGATATTGAACCGTATTATACAGATATTCGTCATGGAAGAAAGCCTGAGCCAGAGGCGCTGCAAGATTTAAAAGATCGTTATAAAGCGATTGGCGGTCTTTCTCCTTTAGCCAAAATAACCAAAGAGCAAACTGCTGCATTAGAAAGCAAACTGAATGAATTACAGGATGAATATGAGTTTAAAGCATACATTGGTTTAAAACATATTGCTCCATTTATTGAGGATGCAGTAGAAGAAATGGCGAAAGACGGCATAGAAGATGCGGTTTCCATTGTTTTAGCACCGCACTATTCTACATTCAGTGTGAAATCATATAATGAACGTGCGAACAGCACAGCTGAAAAACACGGTATAAACATTGAATCTGTACAAGATTGGTATACAGAACCAGGGTTTATTGACTTCTGGGCAAAAGGTGTGCAGCAAACTTTTGCGAAAATGCCTGCGGAAGAAAAAGAAAATGCAGTATTAATCGTGTCTGCTCACAGCCTGCCGGAGAAAATTCTTCAAAACGGCGATCCATATAAGCAGCAATTAGAGGAAACAGCACAATTAATTGCAGAAGCTGCAGATGTGAAAAATTATGCAGTAGGCTGGCAAAGTGAAGGAAACACACCAGATCCTTGGCTTGGACCGGATGTACAGGATTTAACTCGTGAATTGTATAACAAAGAAGGATACAAAGCGTTTATTTATACGCCTGTCGGCTTTGTAGCGGATCACCTTGAAGTGCTGTATGATAATGATTATGAATGTAAAGTTGTCTGTGATGAGATTGGAGCAAGCTATTACCGTCCGGAAATGCCAAATGCCAACCCGGAATTTATTGAAACGCTGGCAAATGTGGTATTAAAAAAAGTAAAGCGTGCTTCCTGA
- the hemY gene encoding protoporphyrinogen oxidase → MDRKKVVIVGGGITGLSAAYHLQKKVKAAKLPIDITLVEGSDRLGGRIHTIKKDGFTIEKGPDSLLARKPAAMALVEELGISDQVRRNSTGQSYMLIKNSLHKMPKGAYMGVPKEVGPLLRSNSFTLSGKLRGLMDLMKPKKKSKEDESLGHFMRRRFGDQIVDNQIDPLLSGIHSGDLDQMSLQAIYPVFGEMEQEYGSVMKGLNKTMPKPAKNKKAKPSKGQFFSFTNGLQTLVHTLEASLDSVEIIRGNKVNHMEKKEAGYHILLDSGDVLTADFVLSAVPHTQVPGMLSKHQPLQKLYDIPATSTANVVLAFDEKQIKRDLDGTGFLVTRNSNYRITACTWTHRKWEGTAPAGKALLRCYVGKPGDQDIVKASDQTLVDTVLKDLNKVMKVKGQPLFYEVTRFIDARPQYHTGHLELVRRVRAYVADNLPNLELIGSSYDGTGLPDCIEHGQKGAALALEALT, encoded by the coding sequence ATGGATAGAAAAAAAGTAGTTATTGTAGGCGGCGGTATAACAGGGTTATCTGCCGCCTATCATCTTCAAAAAAAAGTGAAAGCAGCAAAACTTCCAATCGATATCACATTGGTAGAAGGCTCAGACCGATTAGGCGGCCGCATTCATACAATCAAAAAAGATGGCTTTACGATTGAGAAAGGTCCCGATTCTCTATTAGCACGTAAGCCAGCAGCGATGGCGCTAGTGGAAGAATTAGGTATTTCAGATCAAGTAAGGAGAAATTCGACCGGACAGTCTTACATGCTGATTAAAAATAGCTTGCATAAAATGCCAAAGGGTGCTTATATGGGCGTTCCAAAAGAAGTAGGTCCACTTTTGCGTTCGAATTCCTTTACATTATCCGGAAAACTCCGTGGGTTAATGGATTTGATGAAACCGAAGAAGAAAAGTAAAGAAGATGAGTCCTTAGGACATTTTATGCGGCGTCGTTTCGGCGATCAAATCGTCGATAATCAGATTGATCCGCTATTATCAGGTATTCACTCCGGCGACCTTGATCAGATGAGTCTGCAGGCGATTTATCCTGTGTTTGGGGAAATGGAACAGGAATATGGCAGTGTGATGAAAGGCCTGAATAAAACAATGCCGAAGCCTGCTAAAAACAAAAAGGCGAAACCTTCTAAAGGCCAATTTTTCTCGTTCACCAATGGATTGCAGACGCTTGTTCATACGCTGGAAGCAAGCCTTGATTCTGTGGAAATTATCCGTGGGAATAAAGTAAATCATATGGAGAAAAAAGAAGCGGGCTATCATATCCTGCTGGACTCCGGCGATGTTTTAACAGCTGATTTTGTTTTATCCGCGGTTCCGCATACACAGGTTCCGGGCATGCTAAGCAAGCATCAGCCGCTGCAGAAATTATATGATATTCCAGCCACATCAACTGCCAATGTCGTTCTTGCTTTTGATGAAAAACAAATCAAACGTGATTTGGACGGCACCGGATTTTTAGTGACAAGAAACAGTAACTACCGGATTACCGCCTGCACATGGACCCATCGTAAATGGGAAGGAACGGCACCGGCAGGCAAAGCGTTATTACGCTGTTATGTTGGGAAACCTGGTGATCAGGACATTGTGAAAGCATCCGATCAAACACTCGTAGATACGGTATTAAAAGATTTAAATAAAGTCATGAAAGTAAAAGGGCAGCCTTTATTTTATGAGGTGACCCGATTTATTGATGCCAGACCGCAATATCATACAGGTCATTTGGAACTTGTCCGCCGCGTACGCGCTTATGTAGCTGATAATCTTCCAAACCTGGAATTAATAGGCAGCTCCTATGATGGCACCGGACTTCCGGATTGCATTGAACACGGTCAAAAAGGTGCTGCGCTGGCATTGGAAGCATTGACGTAA
- a CDS encoding GNAT family N-acetyltransferase produces MLYKPVNSNIMLSLLEENDAEILFELVTANKAFLSNWLRFPSVTNQVEDSKSFIKKSLFRFVNKEGFWAGIWYKERLAGCIGFLYFDWNVKKTEIGYWLGEAYTNKGIMTQTCAAMVNYAFHELELNKVEIKTAVKNIKSAAIPKRLGFKHEGTIRADERIRDTFHDREVYGVLREEWRQV; encoded by the coding sequence ATGCTATATAAACCGGTGAATTCAAACATCATGCTTTCCTTACTAGAGGAAAATGATGCTGAAATCTTATTTGAACTGGTAACCGCTAACAAAGCTTTTTTAAGTAATTGGTTAAGGTTTCCATCAGTAACCAATCAAGTAGAAGATTCTAAATCGTTTATTAAAAAGTCCTTATTTCGTTTTGTAAATAAAGAAGGTTTTTGGGCAGGAATTTGGTATAAGGAAAGATTAGCCGGCTGCATTGGTTTCCTGTATTTTGACTGGAATGTAAAGAAAACAGAAATCGGATATTGGTTAGGCGAGGCATACACAAATAAAGGGATTATGACACAAACCTGTGCTGCGATGGTGAATTATGCATTTCATGAACTGGAACTAAATAAAGTGGAAATTAAAACAGCCGTAAAGAATATAAAAAGTGCAGCTATTCCCAAAAGACTGGGATTTAAGCATGAAGGAACAATCAGGGCAGATGAACGGATAAGAGATACTTTTCATGATCGGGAAGTGTATGGCGTATTAAGAGAAGAGTGGAGGCAGGTGTAA
- the pepF gene encoding oligoendopeptidase F, which yields MMSETYRIDVPVEQTWDLTDLFPDKASWEKALKEAVEEADQITAFKGKLSENAHTLLEAIKTAEAYQQKVIRVAVYANLLISADGSDPANQEAAAKSGAALAAIGSKISFFETELLELSSSDLAQFIKDEPELETYQQYVMDILEKKEHVLSPEVEETLSALGEVLDAPYNVFSRSKQSDMQFESVTDSKGNTLPMSEPLYEESYEYSEDTVLRRNAYDAFVNTFEQYKNTYAATYAAEVTKQVQLSKLRKYDSVTDMLLAPQQVTKEMYHNQLDVIQEKLAPYMQKYARLLKEQLGLDELRFCDLKAPLDPSFNPDTSYEEASETILSALSVMGTEYIEGMKKALTERWVDRAENTGKASGAFCSSPYGVHPYILVTWADKMRNAFILAHELGHAGHFYLAGKQQTLFNTRPSTYFIEAPSTLNELLLADHLMHKNQNDPRMKRWIITQLLGTYYHNFVTHLLEGAFQRRVYELAEEGTPLTADVLCREKRHVLESFWGDTVTFDDGAGLTWMRQPHYYMGLYPYTYSAGLTVSTTMAKRIREEGQPAVDDWLNVLKTGGAKQPLDLMKDAGIDMSNPQNIEIAVDYVGSLIDELADSFSE from the coding sequence ATGATGTCAGAGACATATCGGATAGATGTTCCCGTGGAACAAACATGGGATTTAACAGATCTTTTCCCGGACAAAGCGAGTTGGGAGAAGGCATTAAAGGAAGCGGTGGAAGAAGCTGATCAAATCACAGCTTTTAAAGGAAAACTTTCTGAAAATGCACATACTTTGTTGGAAGCAATAAAAACTGCCGAGGCATACCAGCAAAAAGTGATTCGTGTTGCCGTGTATGCGAATTTATTAATCAGTGCCGATGGAAGCGATCCCGCTAATCAAGAAGCAGCGGCAAAAAGCGGTGCGGCACTGGCGGCTATCGGATCGAAAATCTCCTTTTTTGAAACAGAACTGCTGGAACTTTCTTCATCTGATCTAGCACAGTTTATAAAAGATGAACCGGAACTGGAGACCTACCAGCAATATGTCATGGACATTCTCGAGAAGAAAGAACATGTCCTTTCCCCTGAAGTTGAGGAGACACTCTCTGCGTTAGGCGAAGTCTTAGACGCTCCCTATAATGTTTTTTCCCGCAGCAAGCAATCTGATATGCAATTTGAATCTGTAACAGATAGCAAGGGAAATACCCTGCCGATGAGCGAGCCTCTCTACGAAGAAAGCTACGAGTATTCTGAGGACACCGTGCTGAGACGGAATGCATACGATGCTTTTGTAAATACATTCGAACAATATAAAAATACGTATGCCGCGACCTATGCGGCAGAAGTGACGAAACAGGTACAGCTTTCAAAATTAAGAAAATATGATTCTGTTACCGACATGCTATTAGCGCCACAACAAGTTACAAAAGAGATGTATCACAATCAATTGGATGTGATTCAGGAGAAATTAGCACCATATATGCAAAAATATGCCAGATTGCTGAAAGAACAACTCGGTTTGGATGAATTACGTTTTTGTGACTTAAAAGCACCATTGGATCCTTCCTTTAACCCAGACACATCTTATGAAGAAGCTTCCGAAACCATTTTAAGTGCATTGAGTGTGATGGGCACTGAATATATCGAAGGGATGAAAAAAGCATTAACAGAACGCTGGGTAGACCGTGCTGAAAATACCGGTAAAGCAAGCGGGGCATTTTGCTCAAGCCCTTATGGTGTGCATCCGTATATTCTTGTAACCTGGGCGGATAAAATGCGTAATGCGTTTATTCTGGCACATGAATTAGGACATGCAGGCCATTTCTATCTGGCCGGCAAACAGCAGACACTATTTAACACGCGACCGTCCACTTACTTTATTGAAGCACCATCCACATTAAATGAATTGCTGCTGGCAGATCATTTAATGCATAAAAATCAGAATGATCCACGAATGAAGCGCTGGATCATCACCCAGCTGTTAGGAACCTATTATCATAATTTTGTTACCCACCTATTGGAAGGCGCTTTTCAACGCAGGGTTTATGAATTAGCAGAAGAAGGTACTCCTTTAACTGCGGATGTATTATGCAGAGAAAAACGCCATGTATTGGAATCTTTCTGGGGAGATACCGTTACATTTGATGATGGAGCCGGGTTAACATGGATGCGGCAGCCGCATTACTATATGGGATTATATCCATATACGTACTCTGCCGGCTTAACCGTTTCTACCACGATGGCGAAGCGAATCCGGGAAGAAGGCCAGCCAGCTGTGGATGACTGGTTAAACGTACTAAAAACAGGCGGTGCTAAGCAGCCGCTTGACTTAATGAAAGATGCGGGCATTGATATGTCTAATCCACAAAATATTGAAATTGCGGTTGATTATGTTGGTTCTTTAATTGATGAATTGGCAGATAGCTTTTCAGAATAA
- the yhfH gene encoding protein YhfH: protein MTGIIEFFKNLPRKKCAKCGNAMMHEKADCYGNICDDCDYPGR, encoded by the coding sequence ATGACTGGAATTATCGAATTCTTTAAAAATTTGCCAAGAAAGAAATGTGCTAAATGCGGAAATGCAATGATGCATGAAAAGGCAGATTGTTACGGTAACATTTGTGATGACTGTGATTATCCAGGGCGTTAA